A section of the Geoalkalibacter ferrihydriticus DSM 17813 genome encodes:
- a CDS encoding PilW family protein translates to MMTERLRDNRGFGLIEVLIASAVMLVVMGAIMSLYLGSQRTAKVETDFAHVQDNLRLAFDQLTKDVRMAGFLVTGPPIDDRSATAFTIRTTSPARRYARITTPDLSTGGNKTFEVYSASMVERFRVGEKARIIRPPNQEQPGADTAGVALTFEVSATNPGARTLSLSGFSDGIDYAFSRGDMIVRVAEGSPLVSEIRYQFRPAPHNTLERIVNGGTPQILARNITGVQFDYNLNDEDDVQAIRLALTGSAGMENDPQNKITHRTRTVRTSITVRNI, encoded by the coding sequence ATGATGACTGAACGTCTGCGCGACAATCGCGGTTTCGGCTTGATCGAAGTTCTCATTGCCTCAGCGGTGATGCTGGTGGTGATGGGGGCGATCATGTCCCTGTATCTCGGCAGCCAGCGTACGGCCAAGGTCGAAACTGATTTTGCCCATGTGCAGGACAACCTGCGCCTGGCTTTTGATCAACTGACCAAGGATGTGCGCATGGCCGGATTTCTGGTCACCGGTCCGCCCATTGACGACCGCTCGGCGACGGCTTTTACCATCCGCACCACCTCGCCGGCACGCCGCTACGCCCGCATCACCACGCCCGACCTCAGCACCGGCGGTAACAAAACCTTTGAAGTCTATTCCGCCTCCATGGTCGAGCGTTTTCGTGTCGGCGAAAAGGCGCGCATCATCCGTCCTCCCAACCAGGAACAACCGGGTGCGGATACCGCTGGCGTCGCGCTGACATTCGAAGTCAGCGCGACCAATCCCGGCGCCCGCACTTTGTCACTGTCGGGCTTTTCCGACGGCATCGATTATGCCTTCTCGCGTGGGGACATGATCGTTCGTGTGGCCGAGGGTTCGCCCCTGGTCAGCGAAATTCGTTATCAATTCCGGCCCGCGCCGCACAATACCCTGGAGCGTATCGTCAACGGCGGCACTCCGCAGATTCTGGCGCGCAATATCACCGGCGTTCAATTTGATTACAATCTCAACGATGAAGACGATGTTCAGGCGATACGCCTGGCGCTTACCGGGTCGGCAGGCATGGAAAACGATCCGCAGAACAAAATAACGCATAGAACCCGCACCGTTCGTACCAGTATCACGGTGCGCAACATCTGA
- a CDS encoding prepilin-type N-terminal cleavage/methylation domain-containing protein, with amino-acid sequence MISIRNEKGFSLIEMLAAVTVLAIGLLALAGLQITAMRTNTHAASLTEAAALAQAAIERIQSLEGDRPWLRTTQVDSTPSDLADIVSGTPYELLVNTEVDFNGVENLTRIDVTVESLMALQRAQGSGKQTVSLTLLKRYF; translated from the coding sequence ATGATTTCCATCCGCAATGAAAAGGGTTTTTCGCTGATTGAGATGCTGGCCGCGGTCACCGTCCTGGCCATTGGCCTGCTGGCTCTGGCGGGTTTGCAAATAACGGCCATGCGCACCAATACCCATGCCGCCTCACTGACCGAGGCGGCGGCGTTGGCCCAGGCGGCCATTGAGCGCATACAGTCGCTGGAGGGTGATCGCCCCTGGCTGCGGACGACGCAGGTCGATTCCACACCATCGGATCTGGCCGACATCGTCTCGGGCACCCCTTATGAGCTGCTTGTCAACACGGAAGTCGATTTCAACGGCGTCGAGAATCTCACGCGCATCGATGTGACGGTGGAATCGCTGATGGCCTTGCAACGCGCTCAGGGCTCTGGCAAGCAGACGGTGAGCCTGACTCTGCTCAAGCGCTACTTTTGA
- a CDS encoding GspH/FimT family pseudopilin, whose translation MLTSRGGFALIEALVVLGLMGILLTIATPYYQVFMQNAAYRSAAREIASVMRQARAEAATKNREYRVEIGLKEKHYGYQLSPGGTGWRSLSPLVRLGEWDGNQCRVQTATLDLDFFPNGTASRTAGICVLNPAGERRFLVTLTSRTTGHVEVRR comes from the coding sequence ATGCTCACTTCGCGAGGCGGATTCGCACTGATCGAAGCATTGGTGGTGCTCGGCCTGATGGGCATTTTATTGACCATCGCCACACCCTACTACCAGGTGTTCATGCAGAATGCCGCCTACCGCTCGGCGGCGCGGGAGATCGCCTCGGTCATGCGCCAGGCGCGGGCCGAGGCGGCGACGAAGAATCGCGAATATCGCGTTGAGATCGGCCTGAAGGAGAAACATTACGGTTATCAGCTCAGCCCCGGGGGGACGGGTTGGCGGAGTTTGTCGCCCCTCGTCAGATTAGGGGAATGGGACGGAAATCAATGCCGTGTCCAAACCGCTACACTTGACCTGGATTTCTTTCCCAACGGCACCGCCAGTCGCACCGCCGGCATTTGTGTCCTTAATCCCGCCGGAGAACGCCGCTTTCTTGTAACCCTGACCTCGCGCACCACCGGGCATGTGGAGGTGCGGCGCTAG
- a CDS encoding putative Ig domain-containing protein, whose translation MPSVSLHPDPPTAAAEVRARLRNLPGDYELTWERNGRVIDGMHAEVLPKGQVARGDLLTVRVRFEDGEVQAGARVANSPPEILAINFVEPRIHRGVDIVLEPVAFDADGDPVSFRYRWWLNGEEVPGRNNERLPGDLFQKGDRIAVQVIPLDALGDGVPFTGREFTIPPGPPQFVTQPPQSFQSRSYRYEARAEDPDGEPVHYSLAEAPEGMTMDADSGLVRWNLEDAPAGEHRIRIRAVDTEGLEAFQEFTLTLAPAEQPG comes from the coding sequence ATGCCGAGCGTGAGCCTGCATCCCGATCCACCCACGGCGGCTGCGGAGGTTCGGGCGCGCTTGCGCAATCTGCCCGGTGATTATGAACTGACCTGGGAGCGCAACGGCCGCGTCATCGATGGGATGCACGCCGAGGTTCTGCCCAAGGGTCAGGTGGCGCGCGGTGATCTGTTGACCGTTCGGGTTCGTTTCGAGGATGGCGAAGTCCAGGCCGGCGCGCGCGTGGCCAACAGTCCTCCCGAAATCCTGGCCATCAACTTTGTCGAGCCGCGCATTCATCGCGGTGTCGACATCGTGCTCGAACCGGTGGCCTTTGATGCCGACGGCGATCCCGTGAGCTTTCGTTACCGCTGGTGGCTCAACGGCGAAGAAGTCCCGGGGCGCAACAACGAGCGCTTGCCGGGCGATCTCTTCCAAAAAGGCGACCGTATCGCGGTCCAGGTTATCCCCCTGGACGCTTTGGGAGACGGGGTACCCTTCACCGGCCGCGAGTTCACCATTCCTCCCGGTCCTCCGCAATTCGTCACCCAACCGCCGCAAAGCTTTCAGAGCCGAAGCTACCGCTATGAGGCTCGCGCCGAGGATCCCGACGGCGAACCGGTGCATTATTCTCTGGCCGAGGCACCTGAGGGCATGACCATGGACGCCGACAGCGGCCTGGTGCGTTGGAATCTCGAAGACGCCCCTGCGGGCGAGCATCGCATCCGCATCCGCGCCGTCGACACGGAGGGCCTGGAGGCCTTTCAGGAATTTACCCTGACCCTGGCTCCTGCGGAGCAACCCGGCTGA
- a CDS encoding pilus assembly protein — protein MKFFHHTVWMWVLAALLVSPAAWAGPDDYICDTAIFGAGGPGLAPNVLIIIDTSGSMNDKMPVQPYNPNITYPQSNTCGASGKQPCNPNEIYECDSPDLNCKLKKAHAFSPLDGTCGSGSSELANYGIWPTNEYEILNNQNSCKKVEDDGRGKKGGGATWHYYVTGNYTNYRAQVVEMTKIDIAKTVVKDVVAANPGLRFGLMRFNFQDGGRFVETNDGYVAYVEDLNEIWQGTTTKRSKFNQAVDNLSAQGWTPLAETLFEARAYFRGLPSVFNSGTYTSPVQAYCQNSYIIFVSDGMSTHDDDPVLRTLCTDGIVGDCTGSGEPKSYAWRGTDHLIDVAWELYNTDMFPAWPGRQNVTTYTVGFGLEGAVEQAVVLLNDAMHAGTGGQHSEAFLANDPAGFTAALTTIIDEIREVHTSFAVPMAPAGPQNRYASGEHIYLSLFQPMGSGRWRGNLKKFGIAQDGRILDSLGNEATQADGRFKESATSYWSVFPDGSEVNKGGAGALLLSRDFNNNPRKIYTNLGSTQLSHSGNRFAVDNAALTANLLGVQAAERDRLIRFVHGLDAYDDNGNDNTTEKRDWILGDILHSSPAVVHYDKDQSLIFVGANDGQLHAFNDADGQELWSFIPDLLLPDLKFLRDGHHTYFVDMTPSVFVFDADQNGKIETGQGDRVILLFGLRRGGGKDRLLADQVRGGYYALDVTNPNQPEFLWKITRNTSGFAELGETWSQPTLVRMKAQESGSTKDLLVAVFGAGYDNNEDRRFGNTQSFPATSDATDTTLPTLDAGQVTSPAGGAQHNPRGRGIYAVKVGEFTTGGFNPASGANKLWSHTVADNAAMSFAIPSPVAALDLSHSGYVDRFYVGDTGGQLWRIDARSSLPADWTVARIFQANGGEIAEKGRKFFERPSVTVERNRQPLIFIGSGDRPHPLNEAVVDRFYAVKDPLDRPASKPAWDGVPLTESALVDQTENVLQAASLDDGVRTQLGVSTLDEAIEKTLSLLREKDGWFLKLDLRGGEKILAPPLVFNKVAYFTTFTPGKLISDDPCQTGNLGTGRMYAVDYLTGEALRNYDLSNDGEDTDGNLRAQGRDGKVLRRTDRERTLGSGIPSGIVVMVPESGDPRIFIGCDGGICVEETQPGARVSPLYWLQR, from the coding sequence ATGAAATTCTTTCATCATACGGTCTGGATGTGGGTGCTCGCCGCCTTGCTGGTCAGTCCCGCGGCCTGGGCCGGCCCGGACGACTACATCTGCGACACGGCCATCTTCGGCGCCGGCGGCCCGGGGCTTGCGCCCAATGTCCTGATCATCATCGATACCTCGGGCAGTATGAATGATAAGATGCCCGTCCAACCCTATAATCCCAACATAACCTACCCGCAGTCCAATACCTGCGGCGCCAGCGGCAAGCAGCCCTGTAATCCCAATGAAATCTATGAGTGCGATTCGCCGGACTTGAATTGCAAGCTCAAAAAAGCCCATGCCTTCTCTCCGCTGGACGGCACCTGCGGTTCCGGCAGCAGCGAATTGGCGAATTACGGTATCTGGCCGACCAACGAATATGAAATCCTAAACAACCAGAACAGTTGTAAAAAAGTCGAAGATGATGGCCGAGGCAAAAAGGGGGGGGGAGCAACCTGGCACTATTACGTCACGGGCAACTATACCAATTACCGGGCACAAGTGGTTGAGATGACCAAGATAGATATCGCCAAGACGGTGGTGAAAGATGTCGTTGCGGCCAACCCCGGCCTGCGTTTCGGCCTGATGCGGTTTAATTTTCAAGATGGCGGCCGTTTCGTTGAGACAAACGATGGGTACGTGGCTTATGTCGAGGATCTGAACGAAATCTGGCAGGGCACCACCACCAAGCGCAGCAAATTCAATCAGGCCGTCGACAATCTCTCGGCGCAGGGCTGGACACCTTTGGCCGAGACCCTGTTTGAGGCGCGCGCCTATTTTCGCGGTCTGCCCAGCGTGTTCAACAGCGGCACCTACACGTCCCCCGTGCAGGCGTATTGCCAGAACAGTTACATCATCTTTGTTTCCGACGGCATGTCGACGCACGATGACGACCCGGTGCTGCGTACCCTCTGCACGGACGGCATTGTCGGCGACTGCACCGGCAGCGGTGAGCCCAAATCCTATGCTTGGCGCGGCACCGATCACCTCATCGATGTCGCCTGGGAGCTTTACAACACCGACATGTTTCCCGCCTGGCCGGGCAGGCAGAACGTGACCACCTACACGGTGGGTTTCGGCCTTGAAGGCGCGGTGGAACAGGCGGTAGTGCTTCTCAATGATGCCATGCATGCGGGTACCGGCGGTCAACACAGCGAGGCTTTTCTGGCCAACGATCCCGCCGGCTTTACTGCGGCGCTGACCACCATCATCGACGAAATTCGCGAGGTGCACACCTCCTTCGCCGTGCCGATGGCACCTGCCGGTCCCCAGAACCGCTATGCCAGCGGCGAGCATATCTATCTGAGTCTCTTTCAGCCGATGGGCAGCGGCCGTTGGCGGGGCAATCTGAAAAAGTTCGGCATTGCACAAGACGGGCGGATTCTGGATAGCCTCGGCAACGAGGCAACGCAGGCCGACGGTCGCTTCAAGGAGTCGGCCACCTCTTATTGGAGTGTGTTCCCCGATGGCAGCGAGGTCAACAAGGGTGGCGCCGGAGCGCTGCTGCTGAGCCGCGATTTCAACAACAACCCACGGAAAATCTACACCAACCTCGGGTCCACGCAACTGAGCCACAGCGGCAACCGCTTTGCCGTCGACAATGCGGCTTTGACAGCCAATCTGCTGGGGGTGCAGGCCGCCGAGCGCGACCGGTTGATCCGCTTCGTACACGGGCTGGATGCCTATGACGACAACGGCAATGACAACACCACGGAAAAACGCGACTGGATTCTCGGTGATATTCTCCATTCGAGTCCTGCCGTGGTCCACTACGACAAGGATCAAAGCCTCATTTTTGTCGGTGCCAATGACGGGCAATTGCACGCTTTCAATGACGCCGACGGCCAGGAACTCTGGTCATTCATTCCCGACCTCCTGTTGCCGGATTTAAAGTTTCTGCGTGACGGACATCATACCTATTTCGTCGATATGACCCCTTCGGTGTTTGTTTTCGATGCCGATCAAAACGGGAAAATCGAGACGGGCCAGGGAGATCGGGTCATTCTGCTGTTCGGTCTGCGTCGCGGCGGCGGCAAGGATCGTCTGCTGGCCGACCAGGTGCGCGGCGGCTATTACGCTCTGGATGTGACCAACCCCAATCAGCCCGAATTTCTCTGGAAAATCACGCGCAACACCAGCGGTTTTGCCGAACTCGGCGAAACCTGGAGCCAGCCGACCCTGGTACGTATGAAAGCCCAGGAGAGCGGTTCGACCAAGGATCTGCTGGTCGCGGTTTTCGGCGCCGGCTACGACAACAACGAAGATCGGCGCTTCGGCAATACCCAGAGTTTCCCGGCGACCAGCGACGCAACCGACACCACCCTGCCTACTCTCGATGCGGGGCAGGTGACCAGCCCCGCCGGCGGCGCCCAGCACAATCCGCGCGGGCGCGGCATCTACGCCGTGAAAGTTGGCGAATTCACGACCGGCGGCTTCAATCCGGCGAGCGGCGCCAACAAGTTGTGGAGCCATACCGTTGCCGACAATGCGGCGATGTCCTTTGCCATTCCATCCCCGGTCGCGGCCCTTGATCTGTCCCACAGCGGCTATGTCGATCGCTTCTATGTGGGTGACACGGGGGGACAACTGTGGCGTATCGATGCACGCAGTTCTTTGCCTGCCGACTGGACAGTCGCGCGTATTTTCCAGGCCAACGGCGGCGAAATTGCGGAAAAGGGACGCAAGTTCTTCGAGCGTCCTTCGGTGACCGTTGAGCGCAATCGCCAACCGCTGATTTTCATCGGCAGTGGCGATCGCCCCCATCCTCTTAACGAAGCGGTGGTTGATCGCTTCTACGCGGTCAAGGATCCCCTCGACCGGCCCGCGTCCAAACCCGCCTGGGACGGTGTGCCCCTGACCGAATCAGCACTCGTCGATCAGACCGAAAATGTGCTTCAGGCGGCTTCGCTGGATGATGGGGTACGCACGCAACTCGGTGTGTCGACGCTAGATGAGGCCATCGAAAAAACCCTTTCTCTTCTTCGCGAAAAAGACGGCTGGTTCCTCAAGCTGGATCTGCGCGGTGGTGAAAAAATTCTGGCCCCGCCCCTGGTCTTCAACAAGGTGGCCTACTTCACGACCTTTACTCCCGGAAAGCTGATCAGCGACGATCCCTGCCAGACTGGTAATCTCGGCACTGGACGCATGTATGCCGTCGATTATCTCACCGGCGAGGCGTTGCGCAATTATGATCTGAGCAACGATGGTGAAGACACTGACGGCAACCTGCGTGCCCAGGGGCGTGACGGCAAAGTGCTGCGTCGCACGGACCGCGAACGCACTCTGGGCTCAGGCATCCCTTCGGGCATAGTCGTTATGGTTCCTGAATCGGGCGATCCGCGCATCTTCATCGGCTGTGACGGGGGCATCTGCGTGGAGGAAACTCAGCCGGGCGCGCGGGTATCTCCGCTTTACTGGTTGCAGAGGTAG
- a CDS encoding PilX N-terminal domain-containing pilus assembly protein gives MKHFIVFPSHLSNQRGTALVLVLTMLAVLLILGSLALTSTTVDVKIAGNYRAANESLSAAERGLQVGLGELSDGLDLNNFSELIRIDRSGLYIPKNNEPQVNNGANVIANGPPPVGSGMDATTASGFQSQYYVVEVHGVFPVDAPNASRSELEMQVSRIVAK, from the coding sequence ATGAAACACTTTATCGTATTCCCATCGCACCTCAGCAACCAACGCGGCACCGCCCTGGTGCTGGTGTTGACCATGCTGGCCGTGTTGCTGATCCTCGGTTCCCTCGCCCTGACCAGCACCACGGTCGATGTCAAAATCGCCGGCAACTACCGCGCTGCCAATGAATCTCTGTCCGCCGCCGAGCGAGGATTGCAGGTCGGCTTGGGGGAATTAAGCGACGGGCTTGATCTCAACAATTTTTCCGAGCTTATCCGTATCGACCGCAGCGGCCTTTACATCCCAAAGAATAACGAACCTCAGGTCAACAACGGCGCAAACGTCATAGCCAATGGCCCTCCCCCTGTGGGGTCGGGTATGGATGCGACGACTGCCAGCGGTTTCCAGTCGCAGTATTACGTCGTGGAAGTCCACGGCGTTTTTCCTGTAGACGCACCCAACGCCTCGCGCAGCGAACTGGAAATGCAAGTCTCGCGAATTGTGGCGAAATAG
- a CDS encoding PilW family protein, with the protein MRQILHFRSQRGFTLIELLIVSALLGVVMVAVFGLVQTSQRHAHTTEEVVEVQQNLRVALERMSRDLRLAGLGVADEDIFVSAPASLRCVDLNDNGDCLDPNEFDALIFRTLSAPGVIARISDDLSTTGTEETLNLASEGMVRLFHAQDYLATPVYARIFRPASRIQPLDRVFQVTASDPEARTLTLSGFLTPVTLRPGDLVVRVEVPAGVDPNTNPPEHPNLVRYRLVKAASADEAQFLLVRVPTGVNPNDADAFEILASKITEVTFDYLNDSDGDIRAIRITLTGATDATRTGTAGYVASGQDNNIRTRSLTTVVQLRNR; encoded by the coding sequence ATGAGACAGATCCTTCATTTTCGCAGTCAGCGTGGCTTCACCCTGATCGAATTGCTCATCGTCTCAGCCTTGCTCGGTGTCGTCATGGTCGCTGTGTTCGGTCTGGTGCAGACTTCTCAGCGTCATGCCCATACCACCGAAGAAGTGGTCGAGGTGCAGCAGAATCTGCGTGTGGCCCTGGAGCGCATGAGCCGCGATCTGCGCCTCGCGGGGTTGGGCGTGGCCGATGAGGATATTTTTGTGAGCGCCCCTGCGTCCTTGCGCTGCGTGGATCTCAACGACAATGGTGATTGTCTTGATCCCAATGAATTCGACGCGCTCATCTTTCGCACCCTGTCCGCTCCTGGAGTGATCGCGCGGATCTCCGACGACCTGAGCACGACGGGCACCGAGGAGACCCTCAATCTGGCGTCCGAAGGCATGGTGCGCTTGTTTCATGCACAGGATTACCTCGCCACGCCTGTCTATGCGCGGATTTTCCGGCCCGCCAGCCGCATTCAGCCTCTGGATCGCGTCTTTCAGGTCACGGCCTCCGACCCAGAGGCGCGCACCCTGACGTTGAGCGGTTTTTTAACCCCCGTGACCCTGCGGCCAGGTGATCTGGTGGTACGCGTCGAAGTTCCCGCCGGCGTCGACCCCAACACCAATCCGCCCGAACATCCCAATCTGGTGCGCTATCGCCTGGTCAAAGCCGCGAGCGCCGATGAGGCGCAATTTCTCCTGGTCCGCGTACCGACCGGGGTCAACCCGAACGATGCAGACGCTTTTGAAATCCTCGCGTCCAAAATCACCGAGGTGACTTTTGACTATCTCAACGATAGCGACGGCGACATCCGCGCCATCCGCATCACCTTGACGGGCGCCACGGATGCCACACGGACCGGCACGGCCGGCTATGTCGCTTCGGGGCAGGACAACAACATTCGAACCCGCAGCCTGACCACCGTGGTGCAACTGCGCAACCGTTAA
- a CDS encoding prepilin-type N-terminal cleavage/methylation domain-containing protein: MISLRQKGFTLLELLIAITIFAIGLLTVAGMQMAAIQANMDADSNSVATAIAQGVLEDILSRSADDDIFGDTVADEPFALNAAAMANIRGGDRYEASYDITLNSPAPGMAQVRVRVDGGRTMTVQTRSVSLTGFKRL; this comes from the coding sequence ATGATTTCTTTACGCCAAAAAGGTTTCACCCTACTCGAGTTGCTCATCGCGATCACCATTTTCGCCATCGGCCTGCTGACCGTGGCCGGCATGCAGATGGCCGCCATCCAGGCCAATATGGATGCCGACAGCAATTCGGTGGCCACGGCCATCGCCCAGGGAGTGCTGGAAGACATCCTGTCGCGTTCGGCGGATGATGATATCTTCGGTGATACGGTGGCGGATGAGCCTTTTGCCCTGAATGCCGCGGCGATGGCCAATATACGCGGGGGTGACAGGTATGAAGCAAGTTATGATATCACTCTGAATTCTCCCGCACCCGGAATGGCGCAGGTCCGTGTACGGGTTGACGGCGGCCGAACGATGACGGTTCAAACCCGTTCTGTCTCACTCACGGGATTTAAAAGACTATGA
- a CDS encoding sigma-54-dependent transcriptional regulator gives MPESLRILIVDDESAMRHMLRLLLERAGYLVNEAQSGRQALARLQEDPCDIVLCDIRMPELGGLDLLDEVRRRDLSPTFIMMTAYGSIDTALECMKRGAYDYLSKPFKPDEVVLTLRKAEERLGLQRENQQLRRQLDGENQDGMVYRSAAMAEVVDLAQRVAPAASAVLIRGETGTGKELVARTLHARSGRKPDGFIALNCGAVPAGLLESELFGHVRGAFTGAERDREGLFAAADKGTLFLDEIAELPLELQPKLLRVLQEGEVRRVGETVSRRVKVRVVAATAVDLRQAVAEGQFREDLYYRLNVVEIFIPPLRERREDILPLAEHFLQRIARREGRSVPRFAAECLEFLQSYDWPGNVRELANFIERTLIFCREPLIELSALPWEIRRRNRAANEELSLKAAMARIEKEFIRKALARTNGNRTQAARLLDISLRNLLYKVKDYGIE, from the coding sequence ATGCCTGAGTCCCTGCGGATTCTTATTGTCGATGATGAAAGCGCCATGCGCCACATGCTGCGATTGTTGCTCGAACGCGCCGGCTATCTCGTGAACGAAGCCCAAAGCGGTCGTCAGGCACTTGCGCGCCTTCAGGAAGACCCCTGCGACATCGTGCTGTGCGATATACGCATGCCCGAGCTTGGCGGTCTCGATCTGCTCGATGAGGTACGCCGTCGCGACCTGTCGCCCACCTTTATTATGATGACCGCCTACGGCAGCATCGATACGGCCCTGGAGTGCATGAAGCGCGGCGCCTACGACTACCTGTCCAAACCCTTCAAACCCGATGAGGTCGTCCTGACCCTGCGCAAGGCCGAAGAGCGATTGGGTCTGCAGCGCGAAAACCAGCAACTGCGGCGGCAGCTCGACGGCGAGAACCAGGACGGTATGGTCTATCGCAGCGCGGCCATGGCCGAGGTGGTGGATCTGGCGCAGCGGGTGGCGCCCGCCGCCAGCGCGGTCCTGATCCGGGGCGAGACCGGCACCGGCAAGGAACTGGTGGCGCGTACCCTGCACGCCCGTAGTGGGCGCAAACCGGACGGCTTTATCGCCCTCAATTGCGGCGCGGTACCCGCCGGGCTGCTCGAAAGCGAACTCTTCGGCCATGTGCGTGGTGCATTTACCGGTGCCGAGCGCGACCGCGAAGGTTTGTTTGCCGCGGCCGATAAGGGCACCTTGTTTCTCGATGAGATCGCCGAGCTTCCCCTGGAGCTTCAACCCAAGCTGCTGCGGGTGTTGCAGGAAGGCGAAGTGCGCCGTGTCGGCGAAACCGTCAGCCGCCGCGTTAAGGTCCGGGTGGTCGCCGCCACCGCCGTCGATCTCAGGCAGGCCGTCGCCGAGGGACAATTTCGGGAAGACCTCTATTATCGACTCAACGTCGTGGAAATTTTCATCCCGCCCCTGCGCGAACGACGCGAGGACATCCTGCCTCTGGCCGAACATTTTCTGCAGCGCATCGCACGCCGCGAAGGTCGCTCCGTACCGCGTTTTGCCGCTGAGTGCCTGGAGTTCCTCCAGAGCTATGACTGGCCCGGAAATGTGCGCGAATTGGCCAATTTCATTGAACGCACCCTGATCTTCTGCCGCGAACCGCTCATTGAGCTCAGCGCTCTGCCCTGGGAAATCCGGCGCCGAAACCGCGCGGCAAACGAAGAATTGTCCCTTAAAGCCGCCATGGCGCGCATTGAAAAAGAGTTCATCCGCAAGGCGCTGGCCCGCACCAACGGCAACCGCACCCAGGCCGCTCGCCTTCTGGACATCAGTCTGCGCAACCTTTTGTACAAGGTCAAAGATTACGGGATTGAATAA
- a CDS encoding sensor histidine kinase, whose translation MKKIIGLRSEILISLSVLVVSGLLFAALFLLKVAENELVQERIEFTLGLLHRLPSVAATQTDRARFLHEIDWLFRQMSNAADLQAYSLLDAEQRRFSGSNAIRADSETLQNVIRSGTSRVAIYSAAGWRSLVPGSAGGSFECYLPLIFEGSVEGVLLTRFSLDGVAQRMALAQQAVVVLIFGFGAVLVGFGTYLLGRTVVSPVRRLMQATAQVAGGELGVSLPVDGPREIAQLAVSFNAMTQALQDSRSETQATIASLHRTNAELAEARDNLVRSEKMAAVGNLAAGMAHEIGNPLGASLGYLEFLQTECHEPQHLDLLTRTTRELARIDRLVRDLLDFAAPDTEADQVFESADAAREALDLLCHQGVFSEIDLRVELPEALAMVRGSRHKLVQVLVNLLLNARDSCVAGQGRVIVQGFVDVQTVCFVIRDNGCGFSPALQERIFEPFFTTKEPGKGRGLGLFFCHKVVEQWQGRLEVDSRIGQGTCFTLSLPAFDAEAHHA comes from the coding sequence GTGAAAAAAATCATAGGCCTGCGCAGTGAAATTCTTATCAGTCTATCCGTCCTGGTCGTTTCCGGACTGTTGTTCGCGGCGCTGTTTTTACTCAAAGTCGCCGAAAACGAACTGGTGCAGGAGCGCATTGAATTTACCCTTGGCCTGCTGCATCGCCTGCCCTCCGTGGCGGCAACCCAAACCGACCGCGCTCGATTTCTGCACGAGATCGATTGGCTGTTTCGGCAGATGAGCAACGCGGCGGATCTTCAGGCCTATTCCCTCTTGGATGCCGAGCAGCGGAGGTTTTCTGGCAGCAATGCGATCCGTGCCGACTCCGAGACTCTGCAGAACGTGATCCGTTCCGGCACGTCCCGGGTTGCGATTTACTCCGCCGCGGGTTGGCGCAGCCTGGTGCCAGGCAGCGCGGGCGGTTCCTTCGAATGTTATCTTCCGCTTATTTTCGAAGGAAGCGTTGAGGGTGTGCTGCTCACCCGATTTTCCCTGGATGGCGTCGCACAGCGCATGGCCCTGGCGCAACAGGCAGTCGTCGTGCTGATCTTCGGTTTCGGTGCGGTTCTGGTCGGATTCGGTACTTATCTGCTTGGACGAACCGTGGTTTCGCCGGTGCGCCGCCTTATGCAGGCCACCGCGCAGGTTGCCGGGGGCGAGCTGGGTGTCAGCCTGCCGGTGGACGGCCCACGCGAAATCGCTCAACTGGCCGTATCTTTTAATGCCATGACCCAAGCGCTGCAGGACAGTCGCAGCGAGACCCAGGCCACCATCGCTTCGTTGCACCGGACCAATGCCGAACTGGCTGAAGCCCGCGACAACCTGGTGCGCTCGGAAAAAATGGCGGCGGTCGGAAACCTCGCCGCGGGCATGGCTCACGAAATCGGCAATCCCCTTGGTGCATCCCTGGGATACCTGGAGTTTTTGCAGACCGAATGCCATGAGCCACAGCATCTCGATCTTCTGACGCGCACGACCCGTGAACTGGCACGCATTGATCGCCTGGTGCGCGACCTGCTTGACTTTGCCGCGCCGGATACGGAGGCTGATCAGGTTTTCGAGTCCGCGGACGCGGCGCGCGAGGCGCTGGATCTGCTCTGCCACCAGGGAGTGTTCAGCGAAATCGACCTGCGCGTCGAGTTGCCCGAGGCCTTGGCGATGGTGCGCGGCTCCCGGCACAAACTGGTACAGGTATTGGTCAATCTGCTCCTCAATGCGCGAGATTCCTGCGTTGCGGGGCAAGGACGGGTGATTGTGCAGGGGTTTGTCGACGTACAGACAGTTTGTTTCGTCATCAGGGACAACGGTTGCGGCTTTTCGCCCGCTCTGCAGGAGCGCATTTTTGAGCCCTTTTTTACGACCAAGGAGCCAGGAAAGGGGCGTGGACTGGGCCTGTTTTTCTGCCACAAGGTCGTGGAGCAATGGCAGGGGCGGCTGGAGGTCGACAGCCGCATCGGCCAAGGAACCTGCTTTACCCTGAGCTTGCCCGCTTTTGACGCGGAGGCGCACCATGCCTGA